The Spodoptera frugiperda isolate SF20-4 chromosome 25, AGI-APGP_CSIRO_Sfru_2.0, whole genome shotgun sequence genome includes the window AAGTTGTTACGTTTGAAATAGCTGTTTTGCTAATATGTATGCTATTCTCTTAGTACGAAGGTGCTTTTTTAGAAGTGGACTCGATTAACAACGTTGATTACAGAATTTCTAACGTGGCAACTTCTTAAAAGCTCTGTTCATGTCTTTAGATGTTAAGAATTGGAAGATGTTATCACTACCGTACATATTTAGTGGAATACTCATTAAATGTGATGGTTCCAGTCCAGTACTGAGTCTTTGAGAAGCAAATGGGAAATATCtatgtattaatttacattCCATCACCATTTGAACTGGTAATGTCAGGAGATATGAGCAGGGTTTTATTCGTCTATATCTGTTATTAGAAACACAGTGAGAATAGTGCCTGCACGAATTTCGTTGTTACTCTACATACTtagttcataataataaaaaaaatattcgtaaaaTTGTTAACATTTACCTGAATACtgtttaaaattagtttatagACTTAATTATATGGTCAGCATTTGCAATATACTTATAATGTGTAACGTCGAAACttgtaaagtattattttcgtatcgtatttatttcttactgtatttttttgctTTAGTATTTAAGGTATTCGATTGTAACACTGGTGTAGTGTCAAATTATTCGTGATTGGAATAGAGGGCCTGTATAATTTTATCTATCTGAGGTGCTGGGAGCTCTCGATCGAAAGTGTACGTTTGGTAGCGCCGTGAAAGTTTGAAGCTAGATTAGATTGAATTTGGGACTATGCAATGGTCTATAAAATGAGTGTTGTTTATGTATGtgcatttattatgtaattgtttggGAATATGATGTCACAGAGTTGATGTACAAGGTGTTTGATAGTGTGGTTGTCACAGCACTAAAGGGATAGGTTAAGCCCCTTTGATGTTCCTACGTGGCATTTTCATGTGTGAAATTGTAACTAACATCAGTTTTCTGTCCAAACTGCGTACAAACGTATAAGGACGAGGTAACATAACAACCTAAAATAAATGCTAATATTTTGCTAATTAGAAAGTGCTACGAGGCATCATCAGTTGGTTTGATCTATGGACAGAGAAAACTAAAGTTTGACGCGTTGTAAAAGTTGCACCTTGAGTAGATGTATTGTTCATGTGTCAGAACTTTTGTGACGCAGTATGTCAGAGTCAGAACTTGAATGACACACTGTATGACGCAGTGCGTCAGAACTTTTGCGTGATGTATTGTATCAAAACTTAAATCTGCCCTAATATCACCCACTGACTAATTTTGTGAGGTAGTGCCAGAACATTCAGAAATTTGGTGGCACAGTCTGAAAATTACTTTGTAACTCGTTGAGTGTGAACTTTTGTGAGGCAGTGTGTCAGAAGTGTATTACGTAGAGAGTCAGTACTCCTGTGACACAGTGTGGTATAACTTGTATGATGCGGTATATCAGAAGTATTTTATGATGCAGTACGTCAGTACTTTGTGACGCTTATGTCATAACTTAGTGACGTACTGTGTCAGAAGTTTGTGACGTATTATGTCAGAAGTTTGTGACGCACTATGTCAGAAGTTTGTGACGCAGTGTGTCAGTATGTCAATGCTGTTGGGTAAACGAATTCGGGCCGTGTTAGGAAATGTGTGGCACGCGTAGAGAGCAATGTTTGATATAAGTTTGTGGTAACGTTCTTCGGTAACGTCGGTGCACTTGTGTTCTGAAAATTATGTTGATACAATATGTGTTTTTACTGTATAATGTGATTTCACTTGCTATTTTCTAGATTATAGTCAGAAAAAAGTGCTAGTAAATCGATCAATACTCTATAGATACGTAATCTGGTGCAACAGGTGTAATATTCTGTGTGAAACTTGCAACACTCtcagaaacattaaaaaagttaagtCATTAGGTACAAACCTAAAGTCTTGGATAGATCTAGTAAAAGACCATTGTTTTTATGATCATTGAAATATCAagtgaaattatattaatagttaATAACCAATAATTGTGAAACCATTGTTGGATTGTGTTCTACAGTTTTGTGCATGTTTTGACAAATAATCTGTACACACACAAGGTTACCGCCTCCAAAAGTTTGTAACTTAttgtaatataatgttatttgttCAGGACTTCGCGCATGTTCGTCGTTCACGGAAGTTTTAGTTGATCGCTATAAAAGCTGACTTGGAAAACGTCTATAAAATTAttacgtaattttattgttaagctAGCAGTGAGCTCTCTTAAAATATTAGCGAGAATAGACACtgttcataataaatataataattttcgatattgttgttttatttttacacagaaCCTCGTTATCTTCTGCAGTACCATGTCCAAATAATTACTATGTACCTTTATCCCGTTTGCTGAGGCCACCAAAATGAGCTCAAACAAGATACCTCTTCTGTAAGTCGCTGAGGAGTTGTGTATCCCGAAGACTATATGATACACCAGTATCAGGGGCTGCAAATGGcacaattatataaaaataggatGCTATTTGTACATAGCATGCTGATGCTATATtgtataagtaaattaaatgaaaactcAAAATGTTAAACAGGTAATGTCAGGTAGATCCAAATAGGCACGTACCAGGATTACTTGTAAAGTTTCAAGGGCACACACCTATGCTTTAAGTGTAACACAAACTTTTTgaccagttatgttattgtcATACACCTGGGTACACCGGCAGTACCGGCGCTATTCCAAAACACATGGAGACATTTTTTGGAGATCGAAGAAGCCCTATAATACTTACCTGGATATAGTACCTACGTTCCGACTTTTCTCAATCTGGGAATCAACCCCGAGTCTCAGTACTTGGTAGTTGTGCTTGTGACTAGATAATTCGCCAACGAGGTTGTCCTTTTAAAAAGTCTTCCAACTTCGAAGTAGAACCTGGAAGCTCTCATCTAATCTTAAAAGTGTGAAAATGGATTCCAATTATCTAGATTGGTACTTAAAGTGTTACGAAATGAATGTCAAGCAATGAGGAATTTATTTGGGCTGGTAGGTATAGAGGCCTAAATAACTACAGTCATGTTAATAATTATAGGTGCACGTCCCTTAACGTTCACTGCCACCATTACGGGTTTTTTTAAGTTCATTGCGATGCCGCCCTATACTAATACTACGCCACGCGGACACGCCTGGCGTGTTCGAGGCGTAGTTATAGAAATTCGCAAGAACACGCTTGGCGTGTCGGCGGCATTGAACGTGTTAAAACAATTGGTATTTGGTGCTGCGGAAAACCTTGCGGGGTACCGGGGGTCCGGCTCGAAGTAGGAGTTTGAAccgggtggttttcagtcagtaacaGATAGACACTTCTCCTCGCCCCATCCAATGCAGCAGAAATTAATTCAACCAATCAGGAGATATATCAATTTACAGCAGGAGGATGGACGGATGGATACAGCAGGAAGGATTTTTAAAATTTCTGCTCCGCTGGTCgagtcgcaagtgcaactgcccgacaaggggtctcgggtttgattcccgggtcgggtaaagtactacagggcttttttcggtttttcaaaaatttatgGATCTGGATTTGTGCCAGTATATATGGCactaggctcacccctattacatgggacttatagcataAATATtgagaagtgggtgtacattgtacctacagtggcattacgttccgtaatgtgcacctctgcctaccctcaaAAGACAAAAGGTTgacgattttaaaaattctcaaTGATAATGTCAACCCTTCAGATATACCTACTAGTGGTCTAGTCGGTACTCAAGTAGGTACTCGTAGAGTAGACCTATCACATTAGGGTAAGTATGggggaaataataattataaacatacagAGCTTATAAACGGTTTATTAACGTaatttatgattataattaaattacaaaataatatcatataactgataatatttcaaacaaattgTTATCAATGTTTGGTGCGCTGTGGttatgaacaaaacaaaatttaagtactactaaaaataattttctacataaTTTAAGAACAAATAGGAACTTTATTGGGTTTGTTTGCGAAATTACgcctataaattttgtaaaaaatgtagataatagatatacatataacattaaaattgaattttaatatattattaattaatatattatataataagagAATTCCATttatattagataataataaaatttattttaaaaatactttatcaaATGGTCGTTGTAAACTTCTTAGTGTTGAATTGTAAAGAGTCTAAGACTTATGAAACGTCTAACTTCGATCGCTGACCTTATAGTTTCTAATCTTACTAAGAAAGGCCTCATCCTGATATTTCTCATCTATTTATCACATGCGACTGCGTGTACTTATTGTTATTTCAGTTCTTCGGTATTAATCTTTACAACTTACAGTTAAGTGCAGTTTCATGACATCGAAATTCGTATAATGCACTtataaatacacacaaacaattctataaattaagttacaattatgtataaaacattAAGCTTACAAACACTAAATGCAAAGATCCCAGTCACCAATTTAAgataaaatgttcttttttaatgGAAACAAATTACACTAACGAAAGCATTTGTTCGTTTATACTGAATACGACATCAGAGTAATGCTATTAAGTACCGATGACGATATGAATAGATGACAGTTATGTTCGATAGCTTTTTggtctttgtttattttacaaaatacttatCTATCGTGTACATGGTAGCTCATTTTGTTTGGGACCAACAAATCATTGAATACAACATTAACGCGCCTACACCACACAATCGAAATACATGTTGACtcaaatacttacatatttctAAGTACACCATCCAACAGTATTCAGTTCTGATTTGGGAATGTAATAgcgattttataattttacatgcCCCATATAattgtacatataaaatatattttataaaatacgcATAATAAAAGGCAACATCAATTTTTCTAGTATACATATCGTAACTATTTCGAATTCATGCACAACGTGGAGCAAATATTGACTACATGCAATAAGTAGCACCATACGTTTAGCAGCGTGTTTCGCGGTTACCAATACAACAGAATTCAGGTCCGTTTCACAGGAGACTTTTGGTCGAAATAGTTTTCCAAGTGCCAGGGTGACGAAACAAAATAACATCGACTACGACCTAGACACCTCGACTACTTCGAACTCCCAAAGTGTCACGCGTAAAACTggtaaaaataatctatactaaaTACTAAGCTGTACGCTAATATCTATCACACATTAACACAGAATCTTTGAATAAAAGGCTGTGCACTAAAGTGTTGCCTTATATACTATACACGCGTATAATTTCTTTAATGGCATCCTTAGTACCGAAAATGAGGGCGAACATACCGAAGATGAGCACAACTATGTTCTTCCAGATAAGATATTTGCCAGGTCCGAAGCCGATGTCCCAGTAGGTGACGACTTCAATGAAGGCGGGAGCAATGAGACCGAGGATAGAGAAGCAGAACGCTCCAATGACGCCCATGAAAGGTCCGATGGTGGGCACAGCGACAGCTAGCAGCACGCAGGCGGTCACCATGATGGTCCTCATGATGTAGTCAGCAAGGTCGGGTCTCTTCGTGAACTTGTCCTTGATGCTGTTCCACATGATTTCGACGCACACAAAGAACTGCAGTCCGTATGTGCAGTATACGGCGATGGCGATGGAGATCTTGACAATTTGGGCAGGACTGTAAACaacaagaaatatattattaagctACCTATTTAGTtctattaaaattgttcaacacTTTAGTGAGATGAGATTGTGTAAATAAACTCTTTTAAATctatataaaagtttatttttttaaagttaaataaaagtttttcacAAACAATGGTTACATGGAGCATACTCACATTTCAGTGCTTTCCAAATTCAGAGTGATGGAGTCTGCAACGCCTTCTCCGTAGCGGAGGTAGCCGAGGAAACCAAGAAGAATGTACACGAGGGTGACACCGCTCATGCCCTTGTTCAGGACGCCACAGGTGCCGAGCATGGAGCGAGGGGTCTTCATGGCGTTCTCCAGGGGCATCACAACACCGATGGCTTCCATGGCAAAGATACTTAGTGAGAAGAATTCGGGCCATTCTACCGGTGCTTTGAAGAGCATGGACTTAATGTTGTCCGTCATGAGTTTGCCAGTTCCGACGAGGTAGTAGAAAGTGATTCCAAGACCGAGCGCCATGAACACATTGGCGATCATGGACACTGGCGCTAGGTACTTGAGGTTGCGGATCCATGCCATGAAGATGAGTGGCAGGAGAAGAGCAATGATGAAGATTCTTATTTCTACATCTTCCTCTTTTTGGTTCATGTAGTGTGCTACGACctgaaatagaataaaatatttaagatgGAGAAAAATTGTGAACCAACATGATCGTTTTATTCAACAAGTACCGTAGTAAAAATGTTTAAGTAGTGAAACTGAATGAATGTTGTAGTGTAGTTAAGGTTTTTATGTACTTAGTATATAGTTACCTGCACAATATTCTTGGCGACGATCACAGTGTACACAGAACAGGTACCGAAGTAAGTCAGGAACAGACTGACAAGGATGAAGATTCTGAACACATTTCCCCAAGGTCGCAGTGCTTGTGGTCCATTCTCCAAGGCGGCCTGTCCCACTTCAGGGAACGTCATCTGCGTTCTCCTGGTCTTCTTATACAGCACATGGGCACACTTAATCTGTGAATAAACAGGATGTTGTTAAAAATGGTTTCATGCAACGTTTTGTTTCGCAAGTCTGTTAGTATCTTAGGAATTTCAGTCCTATTTTAAATTAGTATGATTTGTCTAAATATGAGCTGGTGCTAATTCGCAAAGGAAATGGTTTATGGCGAAACTTCGCAAAGCTGCAACTGGTACCTGATAAAAATATGCAAAGAACTGTTTTAACAGTGTGACTTGAACGCATAGCTTAGGCTTCGGAGTATACTTACGAGAATGTAGGAGCAGTGGGTGCAGATGAGAGCGACCAGCATCGTGAAGAAAATGCCGGAGACGAGCCCAGCGCATTTAAACGCTTTGGGCATGGCCAGGATACCGGTACCGAGAGACGCCTTCAGCAGATGAGTAAGCGTGTCCATGTTTCTGAAACATTACACAAATCCTCGGTGACTTCGAGTCAATAGTTTCCACGTTACATAAACGGGTAAATCCCAAATAGTAGGGAATGTAGAACATTATTATAAGGGGTTAGTTAATACAGTTTTCATTCGCAGACAGACTTAATCGAATTCAAAAACACACAAGCAAGGCTTTAACGTAAAAGTAAGATCTGAAACAAGATTCCAGTTTCACCTTGAATTACCCAAGGCAAATTTAGTCCTGAGGTTAatagaattcaataaaaaacgCGTTATTTCTGTCACCATTATTCATGTTACATATGTAAGAGACAAATGTATCCCCCTTTTGACGCAAATCGATTCTTACATTGGAATtgttgatttgaaaaaaaaagttgtttttaagtaggtaggtatgtctAGGTTACCTGgaatcttatttaattttttacacagTAAAATGAATTCATGTTACAAAAACGTGGATATAATAAAAGACTATTGATGACACAACAAGGACAGTGTTTTTAGAAGTTTACATATTTGATCTAGCTACTACTTAGCATTTAGGTATCTACCTCTTCTGTCCTAGCCTTAGAATTATTAAACATATCATATTCAATTTCAGCAAGTACATCGTGTATTGTAGGTACTacgtaatattatacataaacattatGTCTATTACGTCTAGTAAATATAATAGGAGCCGTATCTAATTGTGCAACGTCTAGGGAAAATCGTCGGATTTGCTTTATGCGAACGCGATATGGTTTGGAGACCTGATCTCTCCTTATAGGTCTTGGAATACGAGTGCCTAAGAATGTAGgtatctagaattctagaccTATAAACCTTGGTGCGtactcaaataaattaaatcacgTTTATATCCCATGGGTACTGGTACGTACGAAACTATGGATAAAGAGCCCTCGATTTCGTTTCCATCATACACATTATAAGCCATTTACAAGTGTTTACTTGACAAACCTAGATTGTAATGAAAAACTTTTACGATCAAACAGAAATAACTAGGTATACTTAAGtattacttaacaaaataagGGTGATAAACTAAACAACAGATCGCGGCAAACATTCGGATCAATATTTGTAAACAGCGTAATAAGACTAAATCGTTTTTGGACAAAGTTATtcgaaaatattattacacattGAATTTTATAATGTGTAAGTTTACTATAACCCCGTAATTCACGGGTTATTACAGTTGATTGCGTGGgcaataataatagttttgtagATAACATAACTAGCAGTAAATGCCTACATTACCTAATAGTATGGTATATATCTACTATTAGGTAATGTAGGCATTTACTGCTTGCACTGCATTGTAGGTATACAATGAACGCTATAAGAGCCAAATAAATAATGGTATAAATGGGTCCTGATCTAACAAGACAGAAATACTATGAActacctaataatataatatgtacctaataatttattaaagaaaattttagttAGTTAAATTATCATTTCTTCTAAAGAAGTTTGtcctaagaaataaaataagcagGGTAGATATGCCCTGCAATCAcccgtaataaaataattgataagaTATTCAAAAAGCAAAAAGTCGACATACTTATTTGTGATTAATTGACTTCATGAATTGACCTTTAAGTAAtctaaattattcaattaaaatatacctaagaCAGTTAAGTTTAACCTgcttatctatttattttagtaaattaaaagtaaagaaagaaGTCGGGTAGTCAGTAAAAATAActtgttatgttatctaaatAATGCAGCTATACTTATTCTATAAATTCCTAAAATGCTTAGTTATTAGCAATTCGCAGAAGCAGTTAAATATACACTAGTAAGTAAATCGCGTGGCAAcattaaacatctattttatACCTAAACACTTTATGTCTAAGCGtaaatttatttactataaagtGTAGTAACACATATACGGACCACGTTTTTCTAGGTTTTCAGGTCACTACGCAGGTATTCTAGTACTCTTTATCATTTTTTCTAATCTCAACCTAGTGTCGTCTGCTTTTTTTTATATGCAGATTGTTATGGAATATAGCGCATTTCGTTTCGAGATTGCTTGCACCCAGTGCCGGATTTAGGCGCAGGTTATACTGGCTAGCGTCTAGAGGCACCCACCACATGCTCCGCATATAGACCCGCGAAGTCAAAATTCGGTGCAGCTTGCACATATATAAACAAAGTATCTATTTTAccacctttttttttgtttttggcgGTGGTCTAAGGTTAGTCCCAATGCCGTATCTAGACATGGTTGCTAAATATTGGGTTAATCCCAATCAGCttcaaattcaacgaaatatctaatcttgtaaaattgttttcaatataaaatatgatgAAACGTATACAATATAATTTCTTAAAGGGAAATCTTGTTAAAACTTTCTGCTCTGTCGAACATTTAAGTCAAATAGTAGCTAAGGCGTGGTAAAAAGTCAATATACTTACGAAGTAGGATTCTCCAACTTTCGTTCGGTGAACGGATCGAAATCGGCCGACTCCACATCTTTCGTCATGTTGTacctgtaaaaaataaataacaattagaaTGACTCAttgaaaattaacataataagcCTGGGCCCACTGAATTTTCTCTTGCATCTTAGGTGCATTTAAAAACGTGTTTTAAATTCCTAGGTATCACGCCTAAACCCGGAATAGACAAGCAGTTATTCCatacaggaatcgaacccaccaCACGTTTGTGGAGCAACTAGCTAGCTCAGTCACTCTATACCAACCGCGCAGTCAGATATAATAGccataaaatatatctatatttagCTTTTTCAGTACCgtatcaaaagtaaaaaatgtaaaaaggaAAATCAATAACGTTTCGTCCTAAGGCAATATCGATTGCTGAACAAAGTGGTCATTATGAACTGACACGACTTTGTCATTGCCAGTTTTGGTAAGTCTGTAATCTAGCTTTATTTATACCTGCTGGTAGTGTCTTTGTAAACCACCTGGCAAACTTCTCATAGCCTCTATGAATGAACTgcgacaaaattaaaatttattttgcttTCATTTTTCCATATTGTTTTCTACTATTTCGATTGCCGAGAAACCTATCTAAACATGatcatttaaatttatataagtactattttattgataaagaaTTATGTGTCTAATTAACATGACTTTCATTATTTAATGAATCATTTAATTATCGATTTTTCAAACTTGCAGTTAAATatcaggataaaaagtagccttagGTACTCTATGAAAAGTAAGTTTTTCAATGGTGTAAGAGTATTTCagattggttcagtagtttcgatagtgtacagtgtgatctacagtaatatgttccaactatgggccTTATTGGGCACTCAAtgccaacaaacaaacaaactga containing:
- the LOC118264837 gene encoding proton-coupled amino acid transporter-like protein pathetic; its protein translation is MVNESNGNAPAPQELETFLSPDEKKKEKVVNKYNMTKDVESADFDPFTERKLENPTSNMDTLTHLLKASLGTGILAMPKAFKCAGLVSGIFFTMLVALICTHCSYILIKCAHVLYKKTRRTQMTFPEVGQAALENGPQALRPWGNVFRIFILVSLFLTYFGTCSVYTVIVAKNIVQVVAHYMNQKEEDVEIRIFIIALLLPLIFMAWIRNLKYLAPVSMIANVFMALGLGITFYYLVGTGKLMTDNIKSMLFKAPVEWPEFFSLSIFAMEAIGVVMPLENAMKTPRSMLGTCGVLNKGMSGVTLVYILLGFLGYLRYGEGVADSITLNLESTEIPAQIVKISIAIAVYCTYGLQFFVCVEIMWNSIKDKFTKRPDLADYIMRTIMVTACVLLAVAVPTIGPFMGVIGAFCFSILGLIAPAFIEVVTYWDIGFGPGKYLIWKNIVVLIFGMFALIFGTKDAIKEIIRVYSI